In one window of Thermus aquaticus DNA:
- a CDS encoding DUF815 domain-containing protein, with translation MDLPKTPLDLLSLDLPQGEPWGYALAQDLLKAPWAWRALRPTPGVLDLIRQDLEALYLELGRLRKAYPLGSLGERPPHPAEEEALKALLTRNPEALVAALKTHGPWPFALYRAFRFDGALHPIPRPRLPREDELVGYEDQLRALRENARRFLEGKPALHTLLYGARGTGKSTAAKSLLHLEGVRMVEVEPRALSQLEGLLETLGQLPHRLFLFLDDLSLDPEDEAFHHLKALLEGSLEGPPENVLLLATSNRRHLVRRQGENPLPGEAPEAWDELQDTLALAERFGLVLTFPPFDQALYLKAVAHHLGRPLTEGEKKEALRFALNRGFSGRVARQAALFLS, from the coding sequence GTGGACCTCCCCAAAACCCCTCTAGACCTCCTCTCCTTGGACCTACCCCAGGGAGAGCCCTGGGGCTACGCCCTGGCCCAGGACCTCCTCAAAGCCCCCTGGGCCTGGCGGGCCCTCAGGCCCACCCCGGGGGTTTTAGACCTTATACGGCAGGACCTCGAGGCCCTCTACCTGGAGCTTGGGCGCCTGAGGAAGGCCTACCCCCTGGGAAGCCTGGGGGAAAGGCCCCCCCACCCCGCCGAGGAGGAGGCCCTGAAGGCCCTCCTCACCCGGAACCCGGAGGCCCTGGTGGCGGCCCTGAAGACCCACGGCCCCTGGCCCTTCGCCCTCTACCGGGCCTTCCGCTTTGACGGGGCCCTCCACCCCATCCCCCGCCCCCGCCTTCCCCGGGAGGACGAGCTCGTGGGCTATGAAGACCAGCTGAGGGCCCTTCGGGAAAACGCCCGGCGCTTCTTGGAAGGGAAGCCCGCCCTCCACACCCTCCTCTACGGGGCCCGGGGCACGGGCAAGAGCACCGCCGCCAAAAGCCTCCTCCACCTGGAGGGGGTGCGGATGGTGGAGGTGGAACCCAGGGCCCTGAGCCAGCTGGAGGGCCTTCTGGAAACCCTGGGCCAGCTCCCACACCGCCTTTTCCTCTTCCTGGACGACCTCTCCCTGGACCCCGAGGACGAGGCCTTCCACCACCTGAAGGCGCTTTTGGAGGGGAGCCTCGAGGGGCCCCCGGAGAACGTCCTCCTCCTGGCCACCTCCAACCGCCGCCACCTGGTGCGCCGCCAGGGGGAAAACCCCCTCCCCGGGGAAGCCCCCGAGGCCTGGGACGAGCTCCAGGACACCCTGGCCCTCGCCGAGCGCTTCGGCCTGGTCCTCACCTTCCCGCCCTTTGACCAGGCGCTCTACCTGAAAGCCGTGGCCCACCACCTGGGCCGCCCCCTCACCGAGGGGGAAAAGAAAGAGGCCCTCCGCTTCGCCCTGAACCGGGGCTTTTCCGGGCGGGTGGCGAGGCAGGCGGCCCTTTTCCTTTCCTAA
- a CDS encoding thiamine diphosphokinase, whose translation MRLALLLGGPLLVTEGLRERLKAFRLWAADSGARHALELGLPLELWLGDMDSSPPWLQEALPAPRVLLPPEKDLTDGEALMRRALEAGPEEVLLLGATGGRLDHTLAHLELAFLLAERGIRVELSDGLTRTFPLLPGEHAFSLEAGAPFSLLPFPEATLGVEGARWDLPPTPLRATTRALENRALGPIRLRVERGRALLHLFP comes from the coding sequence ATGAGGCTGGCCCTGCTCCTAGGCGGCCCCCTATTGGTCACGGAGGGGCTTCGGGAAAGGCTTAAGGCGTTTCGCCTCTGGGCGGCAGACTCCGGGGCCCGGCACGCCTTGGAGCTTGGGCTTCCCCTGGAGCTATGGCTCGGGGACATGGACTCCAGCCCCCCCTGGCTCCAGGAGGCCCTTCCCGCCCCCAGGGTCCTCCTTCCCCCCGAGAAGGACCTGACCGACGGCGAGGCCCTGATGCGGAGGGCCCTGGAGGCCGGCCCCGAGGAGGTCCTCCTCCTGGGGGCCACCGGGGGGCGGCTGGACCACACCCTGGCCCACCTGGAGCTCGCCTTCCTCCTGGCGGAGCGGGGCATCCGGGTGGAGCTCAGCGACGGCCTCACCCGGACCTTTCCCCTCCTTCCCGGGGAGCACGCCTTTTCTCTGGAGGCCGGGGCCCCCTTCAGCCTCCTCCCCTTCCCCGAGGCCACCTTAGGGGTGGAGGGGGCCCGTTGGGACCTCCCCCCCACCCCCCTTAGGGCCACCACCAGGGCCCTGGAGAACCGGGCCCTGGGGCCCATCCGCCTTCGGGTGGAGAGGGGCCGGGCCCTCCTTCACCTCTTCCCTTGA
- a CDS encoding ABC transporter ATP-binding protein, with the protein MLALALKKAFPGFRLEVALEVQEGEVLALLGPSGSGKSTLLKLVAGLLAPEEGYVRFAEADLTPLPPERRKVGFLFQDYALFPHLSVADNIAFGLLEARWPKAAREERVRELLERMELTPHARKRPTELSGGEQQRVALARALAPRPRLLLLDEPLGALDLRLREELLLFLRKTLKEEGVTTLLVTHDQGEAFLLAQRVALMREGRIVQVGRPEEVYARPIDPWAARFLGHKNLLSPEESRALGLPPKAHLLPPKALSLGGPLEATVEERLFYGPRVGLWVRLGGVRLYLEAPEGPGEGERVGLSLDLAQAVVWEG; encoded by the coding sequence GTGCTGGCCCTCGCCCTCAAGAAGGCCTTTCCCGGCTTCCGGCTGGAGGTGGCCCTCGAGGTCCAGGAGGGGGAGGTCCTGGCCCTTTTGGGCCCATCGGGAAGCGGCAAGAGCACCCTCCTCAAGCTGGTGGCGGGCCTCCTCGCCCCGGAGGAGGGGTATGTGCGCTTCGCCGAGGCCGACCTCACCCCCCTCCCCCCGGAAAGGCGCAAGGTGGGCTTCCTCTTCCAGGACTACGCCCTCTTCCCCCATCTCAGCGTGGCCGACAACATCGCCTTCGGCCTCCTCGAGGCCCGCTGGCCCAAGGCGGCCCGGGAGGAGCGGGTGAGGGAGCTTCTTGAACGCATGGAGCTCACCCCCCACGCCAGGAAGCGCCCCACGGAGCTTTCCGGCGGAGAGCAACAGCGCGTGGCCCTGGCCCGGGCCCTGGCCCCTAGGCCCCGCCTCCTCCTCCTGGACGAGCCCCTGGGGGCCCTGGACCTGAGGCTCAGGGAGGAGCTCCTCCTCTTCCTGCGCAAGACCCTCAAGGAGGAAGGGGTCACCACCCTCCTGGTCACCCACGACCAGGGCGAGGCCTTCCTCCTGGCCCAGCGGGTGGCCCTCATGCGGGAAGGCCGCATCGTCCAGGTGGGCCGGCCCGAGGAGGTCTACGCCCGCCCCATAGACCCCTGGGCCGCCCGCTTCCTGGGGCACAAAAACCTCCTCTCCCCCGAGGAGAGCCGGGCCCTGGGCCTGCCCCCCAAGGCCCACCTCCTTCCCCCTAAGGCCCTCTCCCTGGGGGGACCCCTCGAGGCCACCGTGGAGGAGCGCCTCTTCTACGGCCCCCGGGTGGGGCTCTGGGTGCGCCTTGGGGGGGTGCGCCTCTACCTGGAGGCCCCCGAGGGCCCCGGGGAGGGGGAAAGGGTGGGCCTCAGCCTGGACCTGGCCCAGGCGGTAGTCTGGGAAGGATGA
- the cycA gene encoding cytochrome C-552: MKKALTVLLLIGGLALAQADGAQLYAQCAGCHQANGQGIPGAFPPLAGHVAEILSKAGGREYLIKVLLWGLQGQIEVKGMKYNGVMSSYAQWKDEEIAAVLNHIATAWGDDKKVKGFKPFTPAEVKALRDKKLTPQQVLEERKKLGLK; encoded by the coding sequence ATGAAAAAGGCTCTGACGGTTCTCCTCCTTATCGGCGGCCTGGCCTTGGCCCAGGCGGACGGCGCCCAGCTCTACGCCCAGTGCGCGGGGTGCCACCAAGCGAACGGGCAAGGCATCCCCGGGGCCTTCCCGCCCCTCGCGGGCCACGTGGCGGAGATCCTCTCCAAGGCGGGGGGCCGGGAGTACCTGATCAAGGTCCTCCTCTGGGGCCTCCAGGGCCAGATTGAGGTGAAGGGCATGAAGTACAACGGGGTCATGTCCAGCTACGCCCAGTGGAAGGACGAGGAGATCGCCGCCGTCCTCAACCACATCGCCACCGCCTGGGGGGACGACAAGAAGGTGAAGGGCTTCAAGCCCTTCACCCCGGCCGAGGTGAAGGCTCTGAGGGACAAGAAGCTCACCCCCCAGCAGGTGTTGGAGGAAAGGAAGAAGCTCGGGCTCAAGTAA
- a CDS encoding thioredoxin fold domain-containing protein, with translation MRMLALLFLGLALAGSDFGRWYPFAKAQALAQAHGRVLMVYFHSPACPYCEQMNTFVLSDPQVEALLKGHYVVASVSTATPEGQDLARRFRVPGTPSFVFLAFRKGAWEEVGRLFGSRPRAQFLEELRQVCAKAKGGACE, from the coding sequence ATGCGGATGCTCGCCCTCCTCTTCCTGGGCCTGGCCCTAGCGGGCTCGGACTTCGGCCGCTGGTACCCCTTTGCCAAGGCCCAGGCCCTGGCCCAGGCCCACGGGCGGGTCCTCATGGTCTACTTCCACAGCCCCGCCTGCCCCTACTGCGAGCAGATGAACACCTTTGTCCTCTCGGACCCCCAGGTGGAGGCCCTCTTAAAGGGCCATTACGTGGTGGCCTCGGTGAGCACCGCCACCCCCGAGGGCCAGGACCTGGCCCGGCGCTTTAGGGTGCCGGGTACCCCAAGCTTTGTCTTCCTCGCCTTCCGCAAGGGGGCGTGGGAAGAGGTGGGCCGGCTTTTTGGCAGCCGGCCCCGGGCGCAGTTTTTGGAGGAGCTGCGCCAGGTGTGCGCCAAAGCCAAAGGAGGTGCGTGTGAATAG
- the soxY gene encoding thiosulfate oxidation carrier protein SoxY, producing the protein MNRRAFLKATGVALGAAALSGIPVRAQALEGEDLANLEKALKEALGKGFKDLTPSNLVKLTMPAIAESGANVPAEVEVNLPSAQVKAIHLFADKNPTPRLASFMPMKALPYYATRVRLAETSAIRAVVETADGKLLLASASTRVTVGGCG; encoded by the coding sequence GTGAATAGGCGAGCGTTTCTGAAGGCTACCGGCGTGGCCCTTGGGGCCGCGGCCCTTTCGGGGATTCCCGTGAGGGCCCAGGCCCTCGAGGGCGAGGACCTGGCCAACCTGGAGAAGGCCCTGAAGGAGGCCCTGGGCAAGGGGTTCAAGGACCTTACCCCCTCCAATCTGGTGAAGCTCACCATGCCCGCCATCGCCGAAAGCGGGGCCAACGTGCCCGCCGAGGTGGAGGTGAACCTGCCTTCCGCCCAGGTCAAGGCCATCCACCTCTTCGCCGACAAGAACCCCACCCCCCGCCTGGCGAGCTTCATGCCCATGAAGGCCCTGCCCTACTACGCCACCCGCGTCCGCCTGGCGGAGACCTCGGCCATCCGGGCGGTGGTGGAGACGGCGGACGGCAAGCTCCTTCTGGCCTCGGCCAGCACCCGCGTCACCGTGGGCGGGTGCGGTTAA
- the soxZ gene encoding thiosulfate oxidation carrier complex protein SoxZ, translated as MAIRVIVRLTPAKPKAGEEFRLQAVAQHPNEPGTRRDERGNLVPAKYINLVEVYFEGEKVAEARPGPSTSANPLYGFKFKAEKPGTFTVRLKDTSGDTGEGTVKLELA; from the coding sequence ATGGCGATTCGCGTGATCGTGCGGCTGACCCCGGCCAAGCCCAAGGCGGGCGAGGAGTTCCGGCTCCAGGCGGTGGCCCAGCACCCCAACGAGCCCGGCACCCGCCGGGACGAGCGGGGCAACCTGGTTCCCGCCAAGTACATCAACCTGGTGGAGGTCTACTTTGAGGGGGAGAAGGTGGCGGAGGCCCGCCCCGGCCCCTCCACCAGCGCCAACCCCCTCTACGGCTTCAAGTTCAAGGCGGAGAAGCCGGGGACCTTCACCGTGAGGCTCAAGGATACTAGCGGGGACACCGGCGAAGGCACCGTCAAGCTGGAGCTGGCCTAG
- the soxX gene encoding sulfur oxidation c-type cytochrome SoxX encodes MKRKGILVVGLLLLGLGLSQVGPFRARLEAAVRDGGTEFARVMLSQDKAQALCTQHRDKLPADLIPTFLAEQRALIQYPEGGKLMGDWRKGQEIFTDPKRGNCYACHSGDPDEVAYGTIGPDLRGYGASRGQGEAVQRYVYEVVYNAWAYFPCSLMYRGGVQGHFTPEEAAHIVAFLLDPESPVNRRSK; translated from the coding sequence ATGAAGCGAAAAGGGATTTTGGTCGTGGGCCTATTGCTTCTCGGCCTGGGGCTTTCCCAGGTGGGGCCCTTCCGGGCCCGCCTGGAAGCGGCCGTCCGGGACGGGGGGACGGAGTTCGCCAGGGTGATGCTCTCCCAGGACAAAGCCCAGGCCCTCTGCACCCAGCACCGGGACAAGCTCCCCGCCGACCTGATCCCCACCTTCTTGGCGGAGCAGCGGGCCCTCATCCAGTACCCCGAAGGCGGCAAGCTCATGGGCGACTGGAGGAAGGGGCAGGAGATCTTCACCGACCCCAAGCGGGGCAACTGTTACGCCTGCCACTCCGGGGACCCCGACGAGGTAGCCTACGGCACCATTGGGCCCGATCTCAGGGGGTACGGGGCCTCGAGGGGACAGGGCGAGGCGGTCCAGAGGTACGTTTACGAGGTGGTCTACAACGCCTGGGCCTACTTCCCCTGCTCCCTCATGTACCGGGGTGGGGTCCAGGGCCACTTTACCCCCGAGGAGGCCGCCCACATCGTGGCCTTCCTCCTTGACCCCGAATCCCCCGTGAACCGGAGGTCAAAATGA
- the soxA gene encoding sulfur oxidation c-type cytochrome SoxA, whose protein sequence is MKRIYHLLGLSLVALGALFAYTQGQKPLDPFEEAMRQRQMYLETFGVLPGELYVEEGKELFFRKGPSGKTLEACDFGKGPGVLEGVYAQLPKYFPDSKRVEDLESRVYTCMQTVQGYKPQEIKRDEVRAITAYVASFSSKARMQVVPKHPAELAMYNLGRELWYWRAGNRDMNCASCHDRYAGRRVRLSPLRSPSQGLGSEWPAYRFEADKLYTMQDRIAFCYESIGIPKPDYYSESYIALTVYILAEATKAGHSFEELPFFTR, encoded by the coding sequence ATGAAGAGGATCTACCACCTCTTGGGCTTGTCCCTCGTTGCGCTGGGCGCCCTTTTCGCCTACACCCAGGGCCAGAAGCCCCTGGACCCCTTTGAGGAGGCCATGCGCCAGCGGCAGATGTACCTGGAGACCTTTGGGGTCCTGCCCGGGGAGCTTTACGTGGAGGAGGGGAAGGAGCTCTTCTTCCGCAAGGGGCCCTCGGGGAAGACCCTCGAGGCCTGCGACTTCGGCAAGGGCCCCGGGGTCTTGGAGGGGGTCTACGCCCAGCTCCCCAAGTACTTCCCCGACTCCAAGCGGGTGGAGGACCTGGAGTCCAGGGTCTACACCTGCATGCAGACCGTCCAGGGCTATAAGCCCCAGGAGATCAAGCGGGACGAGGTGCGGGCCATCACCGCCTACGTGGCCAGCTTTTCCTCCAAGGCCCGGATGCAGGTGGTGCCCAAGCACCCCGCCGAGCTCGCCATGTACAACCTGGGCCGGGAGCTTTGGTACTGGCGGGCGGGCAACCGGGACATGAACTGCGCCTCCTGCCACGACCGCTACGCCGGGAGGAGGGTCCGCCTCTCCCCCTTGCGCAGCCCCAGCCAGGGCCTGGGGAGCGAGTGGCCCGCCTACCGCTTTGAGGCGGACAAGCTTTACACCATGCAGGACCGCATCGCCTTCTGCTATGAGTCCATCGGCATTCCTAAGCCCGACTACTACTCCGAGTCCTACATCGCCCTCACCGTCTACATCCTGGCCGAGGCCACCAAAGCCGGGCACAGCTTTGAGGAGCTACCCTTCTTCACGAGGTAG
- a CDS encoding rhodanese-like domain-containing protein has protein sequence MRRRNLFLALPLLSLARGQGGGDWTEAFGAFIQKVPPASYLVYPTEANDLLLFEPLVLDVRTPEERKRGFIPGSVHIYAGEVPKRLAQLPKDKEALILVYCNSGSVSMVIAAYLQALGYKNAKNIAHGFKGWLDAGLPVEVEG, from the coding sequence ATGCGTCGCCGGAACCTCTTCCTCGCCCTTCCCCTCCTCTCCCTGGCCCGGGGCCAGGGGGGAGGGGACTGGACCGAGGCCTTCGGGGCCTTCATCCAAAAGGTCCCCCCCGCCAGCTACCTGGTCTACCCCACCGAGGCCAACGACCTCCTCCTCTTTGAGCCCTTGGTCCTGGACGTGCGCACGCCGGAGGAGCGGAAGCGGGGCTTCATCCCGGGCTCGGTCCACATCTACGCGGGGGAGGTTCCGAAAAGGCTCGCCCAGCTTCCCAAAGACAAGGAGGCCCTGATTCTGGTCTACTGCAACTCGGGGAGCGTTTCCATGGTGATCGCCGCCTACCTGCAGGCCCTTGGCTACAAAAACGCCAAGAACATCGCCCACGGCTTCAAGGGCTGGCTGGACGCCGGCCTTCCGGTGGAGGTGGAAGGATGA
- a CDS encoding translation initiation factor 2 — MKKLLALLLLLGLAFAQSLVVEVRGSLEEVEAKTLQALKSVGLEADRVLNLGEQVRQVTGPGFPDYRLVVLKPEKGSVEAVSKNPMAAIVLPPTLFITGEGGKYLVGTFDGRLLFGMLQVYGGEVERLTWRLEGALWRLGLLKRLPPALMPDPRSGLMPALLYRVPSAQVEDVVLMVETELTSLGMNLLPNVQVGPVTVIMPCKSEWARIMFLVQPAGGFAAPCRFFALQMGPDVLVGAIEPMLMTIMPGVMGSPAVPMLQEARQVMTGILEAVGGVPYRPGQ; from the coding sequence ATGAAAAAGCTTTTGGCCCTTCTTTTGCTCTTGGGACTGGCCTTCGCCCAGTCCCTGGTGGTGGAGGTCCGGGGCTCCCTGGAAGAGGTGGAGGCTAAGACCCTCCAGGCCCTGAAGAGCGTGGGCCTCGAGGCCGACCGGGTCCTCAACCTAGGGGAGCAGGTCCGCCAGGTGACGGGCCCGGGCTTCCCCGACTACCGCCTCGTCGTCCTCAAGCCGGAAAAGGGGAGTGTGGAGGCCGTCTCCAAGAACCCCATGGCGGCCATCGTCCTGCCCCCCACCCTCTTCATCACCGGGGAAGGGGGGAAGTACCTGGTGGGTACCTTTGACGGCAGGCTTCTCTTCGGCATGCTCCAGGTCTACGGGGGCGAGGTGGAGCGGCTTACCTGGCGCCTCGAGGGGGCCCTTTGGCGCTTGGGCCTCCTGAAGCGCCTTCCCCCCGCCCTCATGCCCGACCCCAGGAGCGGCCTGATGCCCGCCCTCCTCTACCGGGTGCCCTCGGCCCAGGTGGAGGACGTGGTCCTCATGGTGGAGACCGAGCTTACCTCCCTGGGGATGAACCTCCTCCCCAACGTCCAGGTGGGCCCGGTGACCGTGATCATGCCCTGCAAGAGCGAGTGGGCCCGTATAATGTTCCTTGTCCAGCCCGCCGGGGGCTTCGCCGCTCCCTGCCGCTTCTTCGCCCTGCAGATGGGGCCGGACGTGCTGGTGGGGGCCATTGAGCCGATGCTGATGACCATCATGCCCGGCGTCATGGGAAGCCCGGCGGTGCCCATGCTCCAAGAGGCCCGCCAGGTCATGACCGGCATCCTGGAGGCCGTGGGCGGGGTGCCCTACCGCCCTGGTCAATGA
- a CDS encoding FAD-dependent oxidoreductase has translation MKVNRRQVLKTGAALAAAGAIGQGFAQEFYARPPTLLPRTRAPRVVVVGGGWGGTTAARKLKQAVPEAEVVLVEQRGYFMSCPMSNLFLAGVQPLEFLVFDYSNVIRDGVVFVQERVLEINRDRRLIRTTGGYLSYDLLVLSPGIAYMYEAIPGYPEAKDFLPVGFRPFEHIALRRQIDQFEERGGEFVMYIPNPPYRCPPGPYERAAMLAWRFKTKGVKGKVIVLDANPQPVSKAPGFLAAYNDLYKDYLEYVPNTRITGLDYEKKLVETELGDVPFALANIIPPMKAADLVRQAGLGERWANVRIPYFLSEKDDRVYLVGDITGNTPYPKSGMVAYVSGTIVARQIAERLKGKPLAEIPPELPSNICYSFVNSEEAIWVAANYSWDEAAKQIKAQSSVDNQRSAANGQAAYGWALGIWNDMFGPA, from the coding sequence ATGAAGGTGAACCGGCGTCAGGTGTTGAAGACGGGGGCCGCCCTCGCGGCGGCCGGGGCCATCGGCCAGGGCTTCGCCCAGGAGTTCTACGCCAGGCCCCCCACTTTGCTTCCCCGCACCCGGGCTCCCCGGGTGGTGGTGGTGGGGGGTGGCTGGGGCGGGACCACCGCGGCCCGCAAGCTGAAGCAGGCGGTGCCCGAGGCCGAGGTGGTCCTGGTGGAGCAGCGGGGCTACTTCATGTCCTGCCCCATGTCCAACCTCTTCCTGGCAGGAGTGCAGCCCCTGGAGTTCCTGGTCTTTGACTACAGCAACGTGATCCGGGACGGGGTGGTCTTCGTCCAGGAGCGGGTCTTGGAGATCAACCGCGACCGCCGCCTCATCCGCACCACGGGGGGTTACCTCTCCTATGACCTCCTGGTCCTCTCCCCGGGGATCGCCTACATGTACGAGGCCATCCCCGGCTACCCGGAGGCCAAGGACTTCCTCCCCGTGGGCTTCCGGCCCTTTGAGCACATCGCCCTCCGCCGGCAGATTGACCAGTTTGAGGAGCGGGGTGGGGAGTTCGTCATGTACATCCCCAACCCCCCTTACCGCTGCCCTCCGGGCCCCTACGAGCGGGCGGCCATGCTGGCCTGGCGCTTCAAGACCAAGGGGGTCAAGGGCAAGGTCATCGTCCTGGACGCCAACCCCCAGCCCGTCTCCAAGGCCCCCGGCTTCCTGGCCGCCTACAACGACCTCTACAAGGACTACCTGGAGTACGTGCCCAACACCCGCATCACCGGCCTGGACTACGAGAAGAAGCTAGTGGAGACCGAGCTTGGGGACGTGCCCTTCGCCCTGGCCAACATCATCCCCCCCATGAAGGCGGCGGACCTCGTGCGCCAGGCGGGCCTGGGGGAGCGGTGGGCCAACGTCAGGATCCCCTACTTCCTCTCCGAGAAGGACGACCGGGTGTACCTGGTGGGGGACATCACCGGCAACACCCCCTACCCCAAGAGCGGCATGGTGGCCTACGTCTCCGGCACCATCGTGGCCCGGCAGATCGCCGAGCGCCTCAAGGGCAAGCCCCTGGCGGAGATCCCCCCGGAGCTTCCTTCCAACATCTGCTACTCCTTCGTGAACTCCGAGGAGGCCATTTGGGTGGCCGCCAACTACTCCTGGGACGAGGCGGCCAAGCAGATCAAGGCCCAGAGCTCCGTGGACAACCAGCGCTCCGCCGCCAACGGTCAGGCGGCCTACGGCTGGGCCCTGGGCATTTGGAACGACATGTTCGGCCCGGCCTAA
- the soxC gene encoding sulfite dehydrogenase translates to MDRRKFFRLLGAGGLLSLMKGRAQGAPWTEKTFETLKTLGAPLSEYGTRSPFEEGVVRYISPNLRTRHSGADFAPLEKLEGVITPNGLHFERHHAGVPQVDPEAYRLVIHGMVERPLVFTLEDLKRFPSVTRTYFIECAGNGQNGYRNPPDPNLTATRSRGLASNASWTGVPLSLLLKEAGVKPGARWLIPEGMDAAMYTRSLPLDKAMEDVLVAYAQNGEALRPEQGYPVRLVVPGWEGSIQVKWLRRILVTDLPAMAKDETSEYTDVMADGRVLAFTWVMDPESIITYPSGLQQIKPGFHEIRGLAWSGHGRITKVEISFDEGKTWRQATLEPPVERYAFVRFKMPWHWDGKEVVLWSRAWDEKGNTQPTREEFFKKWGKNNRYHYNAIQAWRILPDGWVVNGDRPLGAQVSGPAGGCGGEVFDV, encoded by the coding sequence ATGGACCGAAGGAAGTTTTTCCGGCTACTTGGCGCAGGGGGGCTTCTCTCCCTCATGAAGGGCAGGGCCCAGGGAGCGCCCTGGACGGAGAAGACCTTTGAGACCCTGAAGACCCTGGGGGCCCCCCTCTCGGAGTACGGCACCCGGAGCCCCTTTGAGGAGGGCGTGGTGCGCTACATCTCCCCCAACCTCCGCACCCGCCACTCGGGGGCGGACTTCGCTCCCTTGGAGAAGCTGGAGGGGGTCATCACCCCCAACGGCCTCCACTTTGAGCGCCACCACGCTGGGGTGCCCCAGGTGGACCCCGAGGCCTACCGCCTGGTCATCCACGGGATGGTGGAGCGCCCCTTGGTCTTCACCCTGGAAGACCTCAAGCGCTTCCCCTCCGTGACCCGCACCTACTTCATTGAGTGCGCCGGCAACGGGCAAAACGGCTACCGCAACCCCCCGGACCCGAACCTCACCGCCACCCGGAGCCGGGGTCTGGCCTCCAACGCCAGCTGGACCGGGGTGCCCCTTTCCCTCCTCCTCAAGGAGGCGGGAGTGAAGCCGGGGGCCAGGTGGCTCATCCCCGAGGGCATGGACGCCGCCATGTACACCCGCTCCCTGCCCCTGGACAAGGCCATGGAGGACGTGCTGGTGGCCTACGCCCAAAACGGCGAGGCCCTGCGCCCCGAGCAGGGCTACCCCGTGCGCCTGGTGGTCCCCGGATGGGAGGGGAGCATCCAGGTGAAGTGGCTTAGGCGCATCCTGGTCACGGACCTCCCCGCCATGGCCAAGGACGAGACCAGCGAGTACACCGACGTGATGGCCGATGGCCGCGTCCTGGCCTTCACCTGGGTCATGGACCCCGAGTCCATCATCACCTACCCCTCTGGGCTCCAGCAGATCAAGCCCGGCTTCCACGAGATCCGGGGCCTGGCTTGGAGCGGCCACGGGCGCATCACCAAGGTGGAGATTTCCTTTGACGAGGGCAAGACTTGGCGCCAGGCCACCCTCGAGCCCCCGGTGGAGCGCTACGCCTTCGTGCGCTTCAAGATGCCCTGGCACTGGGATGGGAAGGAGGTGGTCCTCTGGAGCCGGGCCTGGGACGAGAAGGGGAACACCCAGCCCACCCGGGAGGAGTTCTTCAAGAAGTGGGGCAAAAACAACCGCTACCACTACAACGCCATCCAGGCCTGGCGCATCCTGCCCGACGGCTGGGTGGTGAACGGGGACCGCCCCCTGGGCGCTCAGGTCTCTGGTCCCGCCGGAGGGTGCGGGGGGGAGGTGTTTGATGTTTAG
- a CDS encoding c-type cytochrome: MFRRILLLVALLGLALGARYNLGTPITEELAAQYDLRPVVLPDGRGLPPGEGKVEEGERIYAEKCASCHGARGEGYPFNRLVAEPFPVTPDTEPVEYAIGNYWQYATTLYDYIRRAMPFGAPGTLTDEEVYHLVAFLLYMNGITEADTPINQKTLPQIRMPARELLQLDPETKRRFPWITLP; the protein is encoded by the coding sequence ATGTTTAGGCGGATCCTCTTGCTGGTGGCCCTTTTGGGGCTGGCGCTGGGAGCCCGGTACAACCTGGGTACCCCCATCACCGAGGAGCTTGCCGCCCAGTACGACCTCAGGCCCGTGGTCCTGCCCGATGGCCGGGGGCTTCCCCCGGGGGAGGGGAAGGTGGAGGAGGGGGAGCGCATCTACGCCGAGAAGTGCGCCTCCTGCCACGGGGCGAGGGGCGAGGGCTACCCCTTCAACCGCCTGGTGGCGGAGCCCTTCCCCGTCACCCCCGACACCGAGCCCGTGGAGTACGCCATCGGCAACTACTGGCAGTACGCCACCACCCTTTACGACTACATCCGCCGGGCCATGCCCTTTGGGGCCCCGGGGACCCTCACGGACGAGGAGGTCTACCACCTGGTGGCCTTCCTCCTCTACATGAACGGCATCACCGAGGCCGACACCCCCATCAACCAGAAGACCCTGCCCCAAATCCGGATGCCCGCCCGGGAGCTTCTCCAGCTGGACCCCGAGACGAAGCGCCGCTTCCCCTGGATCACCCTGCCCTAG